From the Desulfovibrio legallii genome, one window contains:
- a CDS encoding efflux RND transporter periplasmic adaptor subunit produces the protein MIRRTLFFLSLSLCCLLAACKSDEKTAGADMRLPVSVVDVTVADAPWPAEYQAQAAGSRAVEVRARVQGIVEKRLYEEGDFVKEGQLLFQIERDQYEAQMQQAQAQFTNAEREWRRIRPLYEKNAVSQKDRDNALAAYDSARAALRQARINLDYCQVTAPVSGYSSKENVTPGNLVSNNSLLTYVNQTDPMYIDFSIPAPRRMARQTLAAQGRLRFPEGNRYKARLRLLDGSVHQGEGEVTFIDSQVQPGTGVIKARAVFANADRSIMPGQYVRLYVEGDVLTHAVLIPQKCVLLTQKGSMVMGVDKDDTVYPIPVTVGVAVGDKYLVLEGLKGGERIISEGIIKARPGAKVRVQQVGGQKAPQEAAPKK, from the coding sequence ATGATCAGACGAACGCTTTTTTTCCTTTCCCTCAGCCTGTGCTGCCTGCTGGCGGCCTGCAAGAGCGACGAGAAGACCGCCGGGGCGGACATGCGTCTGCCCGTTTCGGTGGTGGACGTGACCGTGGCGGACGCGCCCTGGCCGGCGGAATACCAGGCCCAGGCGGCCGGTTCGCGTGCCGTGGAAGTGCGCGCGCGGGTACAGGGCATTGTTGAGAAACGCCTCTACGAAGAAGGCGACTTTGTGAAAGAAGGGCAGCTGCTCTTCCAGATCGAGCGCGACCAGTATGAGGCCCAGATGCAGCAGGCTCAGGCCCAGTTCACCAATGCCGAGCGCGAGTGGCGGCGCATCCGTCCTTTGTATGAAAAAAACGCCGTGTCGCAAAAGGACCGCGACAACGCCCTGGCCGCTTATGACAGCGCCCGCGCGGCCCTGCGCCAGGCCAGAATCAATCTGGACTACTGTCAGGTGACGGCTCCGGTTTCCGGCTACAGCAGCAAGGAAAACGTCACCCCAGGCAACCTGGTGAGCAACAATTCTCTGCTCACCTATGTGAACCAGACCGACCCCATGTACATCGACTTTTCCATCCCTGCACCTCGGCGCATGGCCCGGCAGACCCTGGCCGCGCAAGGACGGCTGCGCTTTCCCGAGGGCAACCGCTACAAGGCGCGGCTGCGCCTTCTGGACGGCAGCGTGCACCAGGGCGAGGGCGAAGTGACCTTTATTGACAGCCAGGTGCAGCCGGGCACGGGCGTCATCAAGGCGCGCGCGGTCTTTGCCAATGCCGACCGCAGCATCATGCCCGGTCAGTACGTGCGCCTGTATGTGGAAGGCGACGTGCTGACCCACGCCGTGCTCATCCCCCAGAAGTGCGTTCTGCTGACCCAGAAGGGCTCTATGGTCATGGGCGTGGACAAGGACGACACGGTTTATCCCATCCCGGTTACGGTGGGCGTGGCTGTGGGCGACAAATATCTGGTGCTGGAGGGCCTCAAAGGGGGCGAACGCATCATCAGCGAAGGCATCATCAAGGCCCGCCCCGGGGCCAAGGTGCGCGTGCAGCAGGTGGGCGGCCAGAAGGCGCCCCAGGAAGCCGCGCCCAAGAAGTAG
- a CDS encoding efflux RND transporter permease subunit, translated as MAVSTKPNFFLRRPVLSSVISIVITLVGALAMKALPIAQYPDLVPPTVNVSAAYPGASAETIASTVLAPLEVSINGVENMLYMTSTAGSGSGSGSINVYFALGSNPDMALVNVNNKVNLAQTTLPEDVRRQGVSVVKRSPAMLQAFAFFSPDGRYDQIYIHNWMQINVVDELKRVEGVGDCSVFGSMDYAMRVWLQPDKLAKYGVSVNQVKAAIQEQNSQYAPGRLGDMPTSADTQLAWQIDTQGRLVTPEEFGEIIIRSGPDSAMLRLRDVAHIEMGGKDYSVSSTYNGMVARMGAVYLLPGANAIATGDRVKAKLAEIGQRLPDGMEYKIVVDTNDFVLESIHEVLSTLVEAMILVIIVVYVFLQNWRATLIPCIAVPVSIIGTFAGLYAFGYTINTLTLFAMVLAIGIVVDDAIVVLENVERIMSTEHLPPKEATAKAMNEVTAPVVAIVLVLCAVFIPVSFMGGLAGQMYKQFAITISVSVVLSGVVALTLTPALCALLLKPHDHDYKPLRGFVWFNYAFGRVTRRYVNIVRFIKKSTVRALVLCAIMVAFTAWLFRVVPGGLVPNEDQGYMLGMYILDDGASQPRTAKVGEVITGFLTKQPAVEAITTINGLDITSISVKSNYGTFFAKLKPWEERTAPGMSADDVTSKVMAVTMMQPEAVVLGFTPPPISGMSTTGGFEGYVQMRGTGSLKDMEAMANKLVAEASAKKPDGTPKYPAIGMVRNLFSTGSPQLYANLDRDRCKDMGISIADVFTAMGGTFGGAYVNDFNYLGRTFQVRLQSEHNYRDLPEDLNDVYVPNNKGEMVPLTAVMTLERRTAPQVVERYNVFPAAHVMGSPAPGYSSGQAIAAMEEAAAAVLDTDYQLGWVGSALQEKLASADTTTIFVLALVMVFLILAAQYESWSLPLAVLTAVPFGVFGALLATWARGLSNDVYFQVALVTLIGLAAKNAILIVEFAVEAWRAGRSLDAAALHASKLRFRPIIMTSLAFILGCVPLAISSGAGANSRHSIGTAVIGGMLVATCIATLFIPFFFKLIMQISLKIQGKTDPHEGRNSVGDEQEEI; from the coding sequence ATGGCTGTTTCCACCAAGCCCAATTTCTTTTTGCGCAGGCCGGTTCTTTCATCAGTCATCTCCATTGTCATTACTTTGGTGGGCGCGCTGGCCATGAAGGCCCTGCCCATTGCCCAATACCCCGATCTGGTGCCGCCCACGGTCAATGTGTCGGCCGCGTATCCGGGCGCTTCTGCGGAAACCATCGCCTCTACGGTGCTGGCCCCGCTGGAAGTGAGCATCAACGGCGTGGAAAACATGCTCTACATGACTTCCACCGCCGGCTCCGGCTCCGGCTCCGGCAGCATCAACGTCTACTTTGCCCTGGGCTCCAACCCGGACATGGCCCTGGTTAACGTCAACAACAAGGTTAACTTGGCCCAGACCACCCTGCCCGAAGACGTGCGCCGCCAGGGTGTGAGCGTGGTCAAACGTTCGCCGGCCATGCTCCAGGCCTTTGCCTTCTTTTCGCCAGACGGCCGCTATGACCAGATTTACATCCACAACTGGATGCAGATCAACGTGGTGGACGAGCTCAAGCGCGTGGAAGGCGTGGGCGACTGTTCCGTCTTCGGCTCCATGGACTACGCCATGCGCGTCTGGCTCCAGCCGGACAAGCTGGCCAAGTACGGGGTTTCCGTCAACCAGGTGAAGGCCGCCATCCAGGAGCAGAACTCCCAGTACGCTCCCGGACGCCTGGGCGATATGCCTACCAGCGCCGACACCCAGCTGGCCTGGCAGATAGACACCCAGGGGCGTCTGGTGACGCCTGAAGAATTCGGCGAAATCATTATCCGTTCCGGGCCGGACAGCGCCATGCTGCGTCTTAGGGACGTGGCCCACATTGAAATGGGCGGCAAGGACTACAGCGTCAGTTCCACCTACAACGGTATGGTGGCCCGCATGGGCGCAGTTTACCTGCTGCCCGGGGCCAACGCCATCGCCACCGGCGACCGCGTTAAGGCCAAGCTGGCCGAAATCGGCCAACGCCTGCCGGACGGCATGGAATACAAAATCGTGGTGGACACCAACGACTTTGTGCTGGAGTCCATCCACGAGGTGCTTTCCACTCTGGTGGAAGCCATGATCCTGGTCATCATCGTGGTCTATGTCTTTTTGCAGAACTGGCGGGCCACGCTCATCCCCTGCATCGCCGTGCCCGTGTCCATCATCGGTACTTTTGCGGGCCTCTACGCCTTCGGCTACACTATTAATACACTTACGCTTTTCGCTATGGTGCTGGCCATCGGCATTGTGGTGGACGATGCCATCGTGGTGCTGGAAAACGTGGAACGCATCATGAGTACGGAGCATTTGCCGCCCAAGGAGGCCACGGCCAAAGCCATGAACGAGGTTACCGCCCCGGTGGTGGCCATTGTGCTGGTGCTCTGCGCCGTGTTTATCCCGGTTTCCTTTATGGGCGGTCTGGCCGGGCAGATGTACAAGCAGTTCGCCATCACCATTTCCGTTTCGGTGGTGCTCTCCGGCGTGGTGGCCCTGACCCTCACCCCGGCCCTCTGCGCCCTGCTGCTCAAGCCCCACGATCACGACTACAAACCCTTGCGGGGTTTTGTCTGGTTCAACTACGCCTTTGGCCGGGTGACCCGCCGCTACGTCAATATTGTTCGCTTTATCAAAAAATCCACGGTGCGCGCCCTTGTGCTTTGCGCCATCATGGTGGCCTTTACGGCCTGGCTTTTCCGCGTGGTGCCCGGCGGCCTCGTGCCCAACGAAGACCAGGGTTACATGCTGGGCATGTACATTCTGGACGACGGCGCGTCCCAGCCCCGTACCGCCAAGGTGGGCGAGGTGATCACCGGCTTTCTGACCAAACAGCCTGCCGTGGAGGCCATTACCACCATCAACGGCCTGGACATCACCTCCATTTCCGTCAAGAGCAACTACGGCACCTTTTTTGCCAAGCTCAAACCCTGGGAAGAACGCACTGCGCCGGGCATGTCCGCCGACGACGTCACGAGCAAGGTCATGGCTGTTACCATGATGCAGCCCGAAGCCGTGGTGTTGGGCTTTACCCCGCCGCCCATCAGCGGCATGAGCACCACCGGCGGCTTTGAAGGCTATGTGCAGATGCGCGGCACCGGCAGCCTCAAGGACATGGAGGCCATGGCCAACAAACTTGTGGCCGAGGCCTCTGCCAAAAAGCCCGACGGCACGCCCAAATACCCGGCTATCGGCATGGTGCGCAACCTCTTTTCCACCGGTTCCCCTCAGCTCTACGCCAACCTGGACCGCGACCGCTGCAAGGACATGGGCATCAGCATTGCCGACGTGTTCACGGCCATGGGCGGCACCTTTGGCGGGGCCTACGTCAACGACTTCAACTACCTGGGCCGCACCTTCCAGGTGCGTCTGCAATCCGAACACAACTATCGCGACTTGCCGGAAGACCTGAACGACGTCTACGTGCCCAACAACAAAGGCGAAATGGTGCCTCTCACCGCGGTTATGACCCTTGAGCGCCGCACGGCCCCTCAGGTGGTGGAGCGCTATAACGTTTTCCCCGCCGCCCACGTCATGGGTTCTCCCGCGCCGGGCTATTCTTCCGGTCAGGCCATCGCGGCCATGGAAGAAGCCGCGGCCGCTGTGCTGGACACCGACTATCAGCTGGGCTGGGTGGGCTCGGCCCTGCAGGAAAAGCTGGCCAGCGCCGATACCACCACCATCTTTGTGCTGGCCCTGGTCATGGTTTTCCTGATTCTGGCCGCCCAGTACGAATCCTGGTCCCTGCCCCTGGCCGTGCTCACGGCCGTGCCCTTCGGCGTGTTTGGCGCGCTGCTGGCCACCTGGGCGCGGGGCCTTTCCAACGACGTCTACTTTCAGGTGGCCCTGGTCACCCTCATCGGGTTGGCCGCCAAAAACGCCATCCTCATCGTGGAGTTCGCCGTAGAGGCCTGGCGCGCCGGCCGCAGCCTGGACGCCGCAGCCTTGCACGCCTCCAAGCTGCGCTTCCGGCCTATCATCATGACCTCCCTGGCCTTCATTCTGGGGTGCGTGCCTTTGGCCATCAGTTCCGGCGCGGGGGCCAACAGCCGCCACTCCATCGGCACGGCGGTCATCGGCGGCATGCTGGTGGCCACCTGCATCGCCACGCTTTTCATCCCCTTCTTCTTCAAGCTGATCATGCAGATCTCGCTGAAAATCCAGGGCAAGACCGATCCCCACGAAGGCCGTAACTCCGTGGGGGACGAACAGGAGGAAATATGA
- a CDS encoding efflux transporter outer membrane subunit: MSVLRSVRATPLLWMLACLALLSGCSLAPHYDRPDQELPAQWRSVDLGATPLHTDWWNRFNDPVLSALVEEALKNNQDLAQSLANIDSAAAQVGVATAGLLPQVSGSGEALSSSASEKAPNTGSYEDKGLTRSSTTYQGSLSAAWELDFWGKLRNRRTMLGDVLMNTVIGHEAKRLAVAGETAQAYFSLLALDMQLDTARRTLKTREDAFSIYSSRYKQGDITELDWQRARAEVETARAQVHTSTVAVDKAEAALAVLLGRSPRDIMERAMVRGQAISMLPAPPALPAGLPSDLLERRPDIRAAEFLIMANNANIGVARAQFFPSISLTGMLGTVSSSVGSLFSGPAGVWSYGVSGNVPLLDFGNNWYNLKDAEAKKRAAIAEYRKAVQNAFADIRTSLTAQREADAIVRSMQIQVESLRRSTQIARLQYDNGYTDYLTVLDAERQLFAAELQLAGALRDRLDSVVGVCMALGGGWQDSGARPGLLTTDAQELARRQQAHQTATPAATPAATPTAPARAE; the protein is encoded by the coding sequence ATGAGCGTTCTCCGCTCCGTCCGCGCCACGCCTCTGCTGTGGATGCTGGCCTGCCTTGCGCTGCTGTCGGGCTGTTCTCTGGCGCCTCACTATGATCGGCCCGATCAGGAGCTTCCCGCCCAGTGGCGCAGTGTGGACCTGGGCGCGACGCCGCTGCACACGGACTGGTGGAACCGGTTCAACGATCCCGTGCTCAGCGCACTGGTGGAGGAGGCCCTCAAGAATAATCAGGATCTGGCCCAATCCCTGGCCAACATAGACTCCGCCGCCGCCCAGGTAGGGGTGGCCACCGCCGGGCTTCTGCCCCAGGTTTCGGGCTCGGGCGAGGCGCTGTCTTCCAGCGCTTCGGAAAAAGCGCCCAATACCGGCTCCTACGAAGACAAGGGCCTTACCCGTTCATCCACCACGTATCAGGGCTCGCTCAGCGCCGCCTGGGAACTGGACTTCTGGGGCAAGCTGCGCAACCGGCGCACCATGTTGGGCGACGTGCTCATGAATACGGTTATCGGGCACGAAGCCAAACGCCTGGCCGTGGCCGGAGAAACCGCACAGGCCTATTTCTCTCTGCTGGCTCTGGACATGCAACTGGATACGGCCCGGCGCACCCTCAAAACGCGTGAAGATGCCTTCAGCATCTACTCCAGCCGTTACAAGCAGGGCGACATTACCGAGCTGGACTGGCAGCGCGCCCGCGCCGAAGTGGAAACCGCCCGCGCCCAGGTGCACACCAGCACCGTGGCTGTGGACAAGGCCGAAGCCGCCCTGGCCGTGCTGCTGGGCCGCTCGCCCCGCGACATCATGGAGCGCGCCATGGTCCGTGGTCAGGCCATCAGCATGCTGCCTGCGCCGCCTGCCTTGCCGGCCGGTCTGCCTTCGGACCTGCTGGAACGCCGCCCGGACATCCGCGCCGCCGAGTTTCTGATTATGGCTAATAACGCCAATATCGGCGTGGCCCGCGCTCAGTTTTTCCCCTCCATTTCCCTTACGGGCATGCTGGGCACGGTCAGCTCCTCCGTGGGCAGCCTGTTCAGCGGGCCGGCCGGCGTGTGGAGTTACGGGGTTTCGGGCAATGTGCCCCTGCTGGACTTCGGTAACAACTGGTACAACCTTAAGGACGCGGAAGCCAAAAAGCGCGCCGCCATTGCCGAATACCGCAAGGCTGTGCAAAACGCCTTTGCCGACATTCGCACGTCCCTCACGGCCCAGCGCGAGGCCGACGCCATTGTGCGCAGCATGCAGATCCAGGTGGAAAGCCTGCGCCGCTCCACCCAGATCGCCCGGCTGCAGTACGACAACGGCTATACGGACTACCTGACCGTGCTGGACGCCGAACGCCAGCTCTTTGCCGCCGAACTGCAACTGGCCGGCGCCCTGCGCGACCGTCTGGACAGCGTGGTGGGCGTGTGCATGGCCCTGGGCGGCGGCTGGCAGGACAGCGGCGCACGGCCCGGCTTGCTGACCACAGACGCGCAGGAACTGGCCCGGCGGCAGCAGGCCCACCAGACAGCCACGCCGGCAGCAACCCCGGCAGCAACCCCGACCGCCCCGGCCAGGGCGGAGTAG
- a CDS encoding zeta toxin family protein produces MPTLLCICGPNGAGKSTFSRAIAMRENLLVIDPDKLAAEGLSPIAAGKAAARMAHLFLEEGVSFARESTLTARFDFTLMAKAKQRGYKIELVYICLASEMLALKRVAARASRGGHRVPPRDVIRRFSRSLENLPKAIALADKVTILDNSFCNYKRLS; encoded by the coding sequence AAATGGGGCAGGCAAGAGCACTTTTTCAAGGGCGATTGCTATGCGGGAAAATCTGCTGGTTATTGACCCTGATAAACTTGCTGCAGAAGGCTTGTCTCCCATAGCCGCTGGTAAGGCTGCTGCTCGTATGGCTCACCTTTTTCTGGAAGAGGGAGTTTCATTTGCGCGAGAGTCTACCCTTACCGCCAGGTTTGACTTCACGCTGATGGCAAAGGCAAAACAGCGAGGCTATAAAATTGAGCTTGTATACATATGCCTTGCGTCAGAAATGCTTGCGCTGAAACGAGTTGCGGCTCGCGCGTCACGGGGGGGACATAGAGTTCCGCCTCGGGATGTTATCCGCCGTTTTAGCCGCAGCCTTGAAAATTTGCCAAAAGCTATTGCGCTGGCGGACAAAGTGACTATTCTGGATAACTCCTTCTGTAATTACAAAAGGCTATCCTAG